In a single window of the Caproicibacterium sp. BJN0003 genome:
- a CDS encoding NAD(P)H-dependent glycerol-3-phosphate dehydrogenase: protein MNITVIGCGRWGSFLAWYAAKLGHAVTIYGRKSSPHFHQLQETGTNGLVSFGPETKMTTDLEKAVASAQMVIISIGAQGLRSLMAQLQPLSFSGKTTVLCMKGIEASTGLRLTQIVREFLPDIDLGIWVGPGHVQDFVKGLPNCMVVDSDREEVKAHIIDAMGSDLIRFYYGDDLLGNEIGAASKNVIGIAAGILDGRNKTSLKGPLMCRGTREIARLIKAMGGNELTAYGLSHLGDYEATVFSKYSHNRQFGESFVKKEPYGELAEGAATVKALLLLGKKYQVELPICDAVDRIIHQNQDADTCINRLFTRSLKHEF, encoded by the coding sequence ATGAATATAACAGTGATTGGCTGCGGCCGTTGGGGAAGTTTTCTCGCATGGTATGCAGCTAAACTTGGACATGCCGTGACAATTTACGGACGCAAAAGCTCCCCTCATTTTCACCAGTTACAAGAAACCGGCACAAACGGTCTTGTTTCCTTCGGGCCGGAAACAAAAATGACCACCGACCTGGAAAAAGCCGTTGCTTCTGCCCAAATGGTGATCATTTCGATTGGGGCTCAAGGATTACGAAGTCTGATGGCACAACTTCAGCCCCTGTCATTTTCCGGAAAAACAACGGTTCTCTGCATGAAAGGAATTGAAGCTTCTACTGGTCTGCGCTTAACGCAGATCGTCCGTGAATTTTTGCCCGATATTGATTTAGGGATCTGGGTCGGTCCCGGTCATGTACAGGACTTTGTAAAAGGACTTCCAAATTGTATGGTAGTAGACAGTGATCGGGAAGAGGTAAAAGCGCATATTATTGATGCAATGGGCAGCGACCTCATCCGTTTTTATTATGGGGACGACCTTCTCGGCAACGAAATTGGCGCCGCCTCTAAAAATGTAATTGGAATTGCCGCTGGCATTCTGGATGGCAGAAACAAAACTTCCCTGAAAGGCCCTTTAATGTGCCGCGGCACCCGCGAAATCGCACGGTTAATTAAGGCAATGGGTGGAAATGAACTTACTGCCTATGGCCTTTCCCATCTGGGTGACTATGAAGCAACTGTCTTCAGTAAATACAGCCACAACCGGCAATTTGGCGAAAGTTTTGTCAAAAAAGAACCTTATGGGGAACTCGCCGAAGGCGCCGCCACTGTGAAAGCGCTGCTGCTCTTAGGGAAAAAGTATCAGGTTGAGCTTCCGATCTGCGACGCGGTGGATCGTATTATCCATCAAAATCAGGATGCCGACACCTGTATTAATCGTCTCTTTACACGCAGCCTAAAACACGAATTTTAA
- a CDS encoding Mrp/NBP35 family ATP-binding protein, with the protein MSECNHDCSNCQENCSSRQPNPQDFRVPLNPKSHVKKVIGIVSGKGGVGKSLITSMMAVQMNRLGHRVGIMDADITGPSIPKAFGIHEKVFSQDELIVPRRSKNNIQIVSTNLLLEEETAPVVWRGPIVANMVKQFWSDVFWDDVNYLFVDMPPGTGDVPLTVFQSLPVDGIIIVTSPQELVSMIVSKAVTMANMMKIPVLGIIENMSYMICPDCGHKLFPFGQSHTEEVAARYSLKVLAHCPIDPQISAKIDAGEAEEIETPWLLDASHSLESL; encoded by the coding sequence ATGAGTGAATGCAACCATGACTGCAGCAACTGTCAAGAAAATTGTTCCAGCCGTCAGCCAAACCCGCAGGATTTTCGGGTCCCGCTTAATCCCAAAAGCCATGTAAAAAAAGTGATTGGGATCGTCAGCGGCAAGGGCGGCGTCGGTAAAAGTCTGATCACCTCCATGATGGCGGTTCAGATGAACCGTCTGGGTCATCGAGTGGGAATTATGGATGCCGATATTACCGGCCCCTCGATCCCGAAAGCCTTCGGGATTCATGAAAAAGTTTTTTCGCAGGACGAATTGATCGTTCCACGCCGCAGTAAAAATAATATCCAGATCGTCAGCACCAATCTCCTCTTGGAGGAAGAAACTGCACCGGTCGTTTGGAGAGGCCCAATCGTTGCCAACATGGTCAAGCAGTTTTGGAGTGATGTTTTTTGGGACGACGTCAACTATCTGTTTGTGGATATGCCTCCGGGAACCGGCGATGTTCCGCTGACGGTCTTTCAGTCCCTTCCGGTAGATGGTATTATCATCGTCACTTCCCCGCAGGAACTGGTCTCTATGATTGTCTCTAAAGCAGTCACCATGGCAAATATGATGAAAATTCCGGTTCTTGGAATCATCGAGAATATGAGTTATATGATATGCCCCGACTGTGGTCATAAGCTCTTCCCCTTTGGACAAAGCCATACCGAAGAAGTAGCCGCTCGCTATTCTTTAAAGGTATTGGCACATTGCCCGATCGACCCACAAATCTCTGCAAAAATTGATGCCGGAGAAGCAGAAGAAATTGAAACCCCTTGGCTTTTGGACGCTTCACATTCTTTGGAATCTCTCTAA
- a CDS encoding MarR family winged helix-turn-helix transcriptional regulator, with protein sequence MESIHRLKSTHHWFPWPEGLGPGEFFTLNMIIHAQHSNPEGLKSSEIGHHFHMSRPAVSQMLSSLEKKGFIERTICPEDRRVIYVRLKPEAKSKFEAYGKEVMKRVDDIFEELSEEEVQQMIALSDHLYSSLLRIHEKYDSHSWKPDCNHTKEESHIS encoded by the coding sequence ATGGAATCTATTCACCGGCTAAAGAGCACCCATCATTGGTTTCCATGGCCGGAAGGCCTCGGTCCAGGGGAATTTTTTACTCTAAATATGATCATTCACGCACAGCATTCGAATCCAGAAGGCTTAAAATCCAGTGAAATCGGCCATCATTTTCATATGAGCCGTCCGGCAGTAAGCCAGATGCTTTCTTCCCTGGAGAAAAAGGGATTTATTGAACGCACTATTTGTCCGGAAGACCGCCGTGTCATTTATGTCCGTTTAAAGCCCGAAGCAAAATCAAAGTTTGAAGCTTATGGAAAAGAAGTTATGAAACGGGTGGATGACATATTTGAAGAGCTCAGTGAAGAAGAAGTTCAGCAGATGATTGCTCTTTCCGATCATCTTTACAGCTCCCTTTTGCGGATTCATGAAAAATATGACTCTCACAGCTGGAAGCCGGATTGTAACCATACAAAGGAGGAATCACACATCTCATGA